The following are encoded together in the Phragmites australis chromosome 19, lpPhrAust1.1, whole genome shotgun sequence genome:
- the LOC133900806 gene encoding protein ALTERED PHOSPHATE STARVATION RESPONSE 1-like, producing the protein MGSSPSKATREDALVLCKDRMRHIRRSIDSRDALSAAHLSYTQSLRSVGTALRRYAESEISPESSLFISEVDKSPSHSSMASPSPSRAVENVSSPVHQASQMTPPSTRIHYMKAAGATPITITIDPSAAEFVGQESPVSTFVPPPPPLPPELCTSWDFFDPIAAAGSASSNNENGLTLNFSRLKGLRDSREAEVVPLKEDNKEEAIMSDRRHTKLPCGNTSSKQESEPKQSGMSKPSQMVDASTKATSSEQVAAKVEESEMEKELCAETEDPSEFITHRAKDFVSSMKDIETRFIRAAEAGNEVSRMLETKKIRLDICAKIPGSPSKPPTAQFVSALRVCCNRDIILNQETAQHVSKVVTWKRSVSSLSSSSKSALMPSMIKDDVDDSNSDFVEEFAMVSGSHSSTLDRLHAWERKLYDEIKASENVRKAYDEKCNLLRRQFARGLNAQLIDKTRAVVKDLHSRVSVAIQAVDAISKRIEKIRDEELQPQLVELIQGLIRMWKSMLECHHKQFITISLAYHVKGSTTVQQGEHHRQAAMHMWNDMDCFSSSFKNWITAHKLYVEALNAWLQKCVLQPPQRRRKRKVSFPPRQAVSPPIFVLCRDWLAMMESLPTDELCMSIKDVMQLIRSSFEHQDDQNKPKSELQECGMLENNVREEVSGSVAAAEGLQSRLTTVLDRLTKFSEASLKCYEELKQNYEMACDDYRRVGPNAQLV; encoded by the exons ATGGGTTCATCTCCCTCCAAAGCCACCAGAGAGGATGCCCTAGTTCTGTGCAAGGATCGAATGCGCCATATCAGGCGATCCATTGATTCAAGAGATGCACTGTCAGCAGCGCACTTATCATATACTCAATCCCTCCGCAGTGTGGGGACCGCACTGCGGCGGTATGCTGAGTCTGAGATCTCACCAGAGTCATCGCTCTTCATTTCAGAAGTGGATAAGTCGCCATCACATTCCTCTATGGCATCCCCATCACCTTCTCGTGCAGTAGAGAATGTTAGCTCTCCGGTGCATCAAGCAAGTCAAATGACTCCTCCCTCAACAAGAATTCATTACATGAAAGCGGCAGGAGCCACTCCAATAACAATCACAATCGATCCATCTGCTGCTGAATTTGTGGGGCAAGAATCTCCGGTCTCTACTTTTGTGCCCccgccaccaccattgcccCCAGAATTATGTACCTCGTGGGACTTCTTTGATCCCATTGCTGCTGCTGGTAGTGCTTCTTCCAACAATGAGAACGGGCTAACCTTGAACTTTAGTAGATTGAAGGGTTTGAGAGATTCAAGGGAAGCCGAAGTAGTGCCATTGAAAGAAGACAACAAAGAAGAAGCAATCATGTCCGATAGAAGGCATACAAAACTTCCTTGTGGCAATACATCTTCTAAGCAGGAAAGCGAGCCAAAGCAAAGTGGGATGAGTAAACCAAGTCAAATGGTTGATGCTTCAACCAAAGCTACTTCTTCTGAGCAGGTTGCTGCAAAGGTGGAGGAAAGCGAGATGGAAAAAGAATTGTGCGCAGAGACAGAAGATCCTTCAGAGTTCATTACTCATCGTGCGAAAGATTTTGTGTCGAGCATGAAGGACATTGAAACCCGGTTTATACGTGCAGCCGAAGCAGGGAATGAGGTTTCCAGAATGCTTGAGACAAAGAAGATAAGACTTGACATATGTGCTAAAATACCAG GTTCTCCAAGCAAGCCACCTACTGCCCAGTTTGTGTCAGCACTTCGAGTCTGCTGCAATCGTGACATTATTCTCAACCAGG AAACTGCACAGCATGTTTCAAAGGTTGTCACGTGGAAGCGTTCTGTCTCATCTTTATCATCATCCTCTAAGAGTGCACTTATGCCATCGATGATTAAAGATGACGTGGACGACAGTAATAGTGATTTTGTTGAGGAATTTGCCATGGTATCTGGAAGCCACTCTTCTACGCTGGACAGGCTACACGCATGGGAGAGAAAACTATACGATGAAATCAAG GCTAGTGAAAATGTCAGAAAGGCTTATGATGAGAAATGTAACCTCCTCCGGCGCCAATTCGCACGAGGTCTAAATGCACAGCTGATTGATAAGACTAGAGCTGTTGTAAAGGATCTGCATTCCAGGGTATCTGTTGCGATCCAGGCTGTTGATGCAATCTCCAAAAGAATCGAGAAGATAAGGGATGAAGAACTGCAGCCACAGCTTGTTGAGCTTATTCAAGG CCTAATCAGAATGTGGAAATCAATGCTGGAATGCCACCACAAACAATTCATCACAATCTCACTGGCATACCATGTGAAAGGCTCAACCACGGTGCAACAAGGCGAGCACCACCGCCAAGCGGCGATGCATATGTGGAACGACATGGACTGCTTTTCCTCCAGCTTCAAAAACTGGATCACCGCTCACAAGTTGTACGTCGAGGCCCTCAATGCATGGCTCCAGAAGTGCGTCCTGCAGCCACCCCAACGCAGGCGGAAGCGCAAGGTCTCCTTTCCTCCCCGCCAGGCCGTCTCCCCTCCAATATTTGTCCTCTGCCGAGACTGGCTTGCCATGATGGAATCGCTCCCCACCGACGAGTTATGCATGTCCATCAAAGACGTAATGCAGCTCATCCGTAGCTCGTTTGAGCACCAGGATGACCAGAACAAACCCAAAAGCGAGTTGCAGGAGTGCGGGATGCTGGAGAACAACGTGCGGGAGGAGGTTAGTGGAAGCGTAGCGGCAGCCGAAGGGTTGCAGTCAAGGCTGACGACGGTTCTTGATCGCCTGACAAAGTTCTCAGAGGCTTCGCTGAAGTGCTACGAGGAGCTCAAGCAGAACTATGAGATGGCTTGCGATGATTACAGGAGAGTCGGACCAAATGCTCAACTTGTTTAG